The following nucleotide sequence is from Roseivirga sp. BDSF3-8.
AGGCGGAAAATATTTATTATACGACACTGGAAATCCTGGACAGGGCCCGCCATGATGGGGTTACTCCGCAAGAGGCAGCGATGAGCTACGCCCAAAAACGCATAGATGAAATAGGGAAGCTTAAACAAACCCTATAGAAAGAATGATAAATATAGGCCGGCACTTAAATGCCGGCCTTATTTTTTATAATTTTGCACACGTTCTTTCAGATCTTGAACTTGCCTAATGCTTAACAGACGATCGTTACGAATAAAGGCTATGCAGGCCATTTATTCCTTCAAACAAAGTGAGGCCTCTAATTTTGAGCTAGCCAAAGAGCTCATAGACGATACCTTTGCGCCCGACCTGAACTCGATGATTATTCAGGACAAGGCCAAGCTGCGTGAAAAAGCTACCCGTGCAAAGCAAATTTTCTCGAAAAACTTCTCGAGTGAGTCGGTAGATTTTGACAGCGAACAGGATGATGAGATTCGCAAAGCAGTCACTAACTCCATAAACTGGTACCGCAACCAGGTACGCAAGGACAGGGAGTTTCATAAGAAGAATATGGTGGCAGAAACTGAAGCGATATACGATATATACCTCCTGTTACTTTCACTAATTCCTGCTTTGGCTGAACAGGCCCATAAGCTGGAAGAGGGAAAAAAGAGCCGCCACCTTCAATCGAGCAGAGCGACTGCCGCAGCTAACCTAAACCTTTACCATAATAAGGTAGTAAATGCGCTGGAAGAGGATCCGGCCCTTAAACAGCTCCTTATTAAGAATAATATAGGATGGGCTGAGAACCGTGATGAGGTGCGGGTGTGGTATAAGGAAATTCTTCTAAAGGATGAAAAGTATCGCGAATACATCAAGCAGGATCACCCGAGCCTTGAAGAGGATAAAAAAATAGTAAACCACATTGTGAAAAACCTGGTTTTCAAATCTGAGCCCATAAGTAAATTTATGGAAGAGCAGGATTTGAGCTGGGAAGAGGACAGGGCTGCCCTGAAGAGCATGGTGGTGAAGACAATCAAGTCTGCTGAACCAGGTAAAGATGCTGAGGAAGGCAATCGACTCATTCTCATCAACCTAAGTAATAACTGGGAAGATGATAAGGAGTTCTATAAGGACTTGTACAGCCTTACGTTATCTAACGAAAGGGAGTATGAAGAGACGATCGCTGCTAAGGCAAAGAACTGGGACATAGACCGGATGGCCGCCACTGATCAGATCATACTTAAAATGGGCCTTTGCGAGATGCTGCAGTTTCACAGTATTCCCGTAAAAGTTACCATAAATGAATATATTGAGATCAGTAAAATGTACAGTACCCCCAAAAGCAAGCAGTTTATTAACGGCATTCTGGATGTACTGGCTCAGGAACTGTCGGATTCCGGTGCTATCCGGAAGAGCGGCAGAGGTTTAATTGATAACAAATAACTACACCGAAATGAATAAGACTACGAGCACCATACTAGGCGCTATTGCAGGTGCTGCTGCCGGAACGGTGATCGGCATTTTGTTTGCCCCTGATAAAGGAAGTAATACCCGCGACCGCCTTACTTACAGGCTGGCCCGCTACCGTGAGAGACTTGAGGACCTTCTTGAAGACCTCGTCGAAACGAAAAACCTGCCCGATTCTGCAGCAAAATCAGAAAGCCAGAAAGTAATCAGCGACGCTAAAGTAAAAGCTGAAAAGTTACTGGAAGACGTTGATGACCTTATCGGTCAGATCAGAGAGCAGAAATAAGCGTAATTTATATAAGTTCACAGGAGTT
It contains:
- the nusB gene encoding transcription antitermination factor NusB, which translates into the protein MLNRRSLRIKAMQAIYSFKQSEASNFELAKELIDDTFAPDLNSMIIQDKAKLREKATRAKQIFSKNFSSESVDFDSEQDDEIRKAVTNSINWYRNQVRKDREFHKKNMVAETEAIYDIYLLLLSLIPALAEQAHKLEEGKKSRHLQSSRATAAANLNLYHNKVVNALEEDPALKQLLIKNNIGWAENRDEVRVWYKEILLKDEKYREYIKQDHPSLEEDKKIVNHIVKNLVFKSEPISKFMEEQDLSWEEDRAALKSMVVKTIKSAEPGKDAEEGNRLILINLSNNWEDDKEFYKDLYSLTLSNEREYEETIAAKAKNWDIDRMAATDQIILKMGLCEMLQFHSIPVKVTINEYIEISKMYSTPKSKQFINGILDVLAQELSDSGAIRKSGRGLIDNK
- a CDS encoding YtxH domain-containing protein, yielding MNKTTSTILGAIAGAAAGTVIGILFAPDKGSNTRDRLTYRLARYRERLEDLLEDLVETKNLPDSAAKSESQKVISDAKVKAEKLLEDVDDLIGQIREQK